Proteins from one Kazachstania africana CBS 2517 chromosome 1, complete genome genomic window:
- the SET3 gene encoding histone-binding protein SET3 (similar to Saccharomyces cerevisiae SET4 (YJL105W) and SET3 (YKR029C); ancestral locus Anc_1.256), with protein MTESNEISTRDTQKPLQQAHNQSLLDDASTLLLFSQGNRRESQQPSKPTVHPTTNRSPINTTNLPPPPVLQPMTRPSFSGTTVLDPMGRPMLTMPNTAAAIMTVPTDTPTTRRKSSLQSNILPPVSNFNSVQSASQSVMNQDMLQHQFASRSESIPSSSIGNTPPKSRSRSITNKDTSAIAAAAAALATAANIPLPLRKHELEVTQKKEEIEENDEEHEEHPKKKSKTAKDHEWPIPDSYVVDQDSGIITCICEFNDDDGFTVQCEHCNRWQHAICYGIERVEDVPDLYLCNACNPRKLDIKHAKMIQKNRKENDLIHKQENEYNQAQNNRRRRKTESTNEHDNKSTETQNDISTKTDNKDGSNDRDSNLPPDNNIYKKKEHMLTASDAYAAVYLSLNELKYKDKYVKLFLENHINDDCVIPYKENEFSSIPIDISTSSDASYLRSFPGFSKLGIAIQQDCNKNDLICELLGELDFQRNYITNPRNHYRIWGTTKRKVFFHPDWPLVLDERLCGNLTRYLRRSCYPNVELVTIRLKDNSIKFVLRALQDLEKGDELHIGWNWDFTHPILQLIKGNMNFDALDDNMKFTLIHSVDTILGSCECACGNNSKDCHLLKVKKLSTNLYKSVKSKMNNRFKLNEILNHYQSKRNKRPEPILDCLVKQANERESKDIPHPPSIDESIRMGEKKNEGVLEHDIQASSPSSPPKNNTQPFKLKLYENYHTSFKTIDSLQSTASKIPSEYDESDCTELDKLAIPIPFPLPMDINDKSPKAVENSEQLNESKTLELSDKINKVEEHSQNIKKKLSFADYRKKQHK; from the coding sequence ATGActgaatcaaatgaaattagTACGCGAGATACACAGAAACCACTTCAACAGGCTCACAATCAGTCCTTATTAGATGATGCCTCTActttattattgttttcACAAGGGAACAGAAGAGAATCACAGCAACCATCAAAACCTACTGTACATCCTACCACTAACCGCAGTCCGATCAACACAACGAATTTACCTCCTCCACCAGTCCTACAACCCATGACTAGACCATCTTTTTCAGGAACTACCGTGCTAGATCCCATGGGAAGACCAATGTTGACAATGCCTAATACTGCTGCTGCAATAATGACCGTCCCTACAGATACACCTACTACACGAAGAAAATCATCAttacaatcaaatataCTCCCTCCAGTGTCGAACTTCAATTCCGTCCAATCTGCATCCCAATCAGTAATGAATCAAGATATGTTACAACATCAATTTGCATCCAGATCCGAATCCATACCTTCTTCCTCCATAGGTAATACACCTCCAAAATCCAGATCACGATCAATAACGAACAAGGACACTTCTGCCATtgcagcagcagcagcagcatTGGCAACAGCAGCCAATATACCACTGCCATTAAGAAAACACGAACTTGAAGTCACAcaaaagaaggaagaaatagaagaaaacgACGAAGAACATGAAGAGcatccaaagaaaaaatccaaGACAGCAAAAGACCATGAATGGCCAATCCCTGACTCTTACGTAGTCGATCAGGATTCTGGTATAATTACCTGTATTTGtgaatttaatgatgatgatggttTCACAGTGCAGTGTGAACATTGTAACAGATGGCAACATGCTATATGTTATGGTATTGAAAGGGTCGAGGACGTTCCCGATCTTTATTTATGTAATGCATGCaatccaagaaaattaGATATCAAACACGCAAAgatgattcaaaaaaataggAAAGAGAATGATCTTATACACAAACAGGAAAACGAATATAATCAAGCCCAGAataatagaagaagaagaaaaactgAGTCTACTAATGAACATGACAACAAATCTACTGAGACTCAAAACGATATCAGTACCAAAACAGACAACAAGGACGGAAGCAACGATCGTGACAGCAATCTGCCACCTGATAACAACATTtataagaaaaaggaaCATATGCTTACAGCATCGGACGCGTATGCTGCCGTCTATCTgtcattgaatgaattaaaatatAAGGACAAATATGTTAAGCTATTTCTTGAGAACCACATTAACGATGACTGCGTCATTCcatacaaagaaaatgagtTCAGCTCGATCCCGATAGACATATCTACTTCTTCTGATGCAAGTTACTTACGATCATTTCCTGGATTCAGCAAGTTGGGGATTGCAATTCAACAGGACtgtaataaaaatgatctGATATGTGAACTTCTAGGTGAActtgattttcaaagaaactaTATCACGAATCCAAGAAATCACTACAGAATTTGGGGTACGACAAAGAGGAAGGTTTTTTTCCATCCAGACTGGCCTCTAGTGCTAGATGAAAGGCTTTGTGGTAATTTGACCAGATATTTAAGAAGGAGTTGTTACCCCAACGTAGAACTTGTGACGATAAGGTTGAAAGACAATTCGATCAAATTTGTCTTAAGAGCTTTACAGGATTTGGAAAAGGGAGACGAACTACACATTGGCTGGAACTGGGATTTTACTCACCCTATTTTACAGTTAATAAAGGGTAACATGAATTTTGATGCTTTAGATGACAACATGAAGTTTACACTTATTCATTCAGTCGATACAATATTGGGGTCCTGTGAATGCGCATGTGGTAATAACAGCAAGGACTGTCACTTGTTGAAGGTTAAAAAACTGTCCACGAATCTTTACAAATCAGTAAAATCAAAGATGAACAATAGATTCAAACTGAATGAGATATtaaatcattatcaaaGTAAGCGAAACAAAAGGCCAGAGCCAATCTTAGATTGCTTAGTTAAACAGGCAAACGAAAGAGAGTCAAAAGATATACCACATCCTCCAAGTATTGATGAATCTATACGGATGggagaaaagaaaaatgaaggaGTTCTTGAACACGATATCCAAGCATCATCTCCTTCATCTCctccaaaaaataatactCAGCCTTTCAAGCTAAAACTTTATGAAAACTATCATACCTCTTTTAAAACTATTGACTCATTGCAATCCACTGCAAGTAAAATACCTTCAGAGTACGACGAATCAGATTGTACTGAGCTGGATAAGCTAGCCATCCCAATCCCATTTCCCCTACCGATGGACATCAATGACAAAAGCCCCAAGGCTGTGGAAAATTCAGAGCAATTGAACGAGTCCAAAACGTTGGAACTCAGTGATAAGATAAATAAAGTCGAAGAGCATTCCCAGaatattaagaaaaaattaagttTTGCGgattatagaaaaaaacaacatAAATAG
- the RQT4 gene encoding Rqt4p (similar to Saccharomyces cerevisiae YKR023W; ancestral locus Anc_1.259), translating into MTKVQAVEYALSQIPQILPLEESEVRTLIDQNLSTNKDPESIAESFLDVLGHGDLSFQFVFHFNELLNQEEPKEKIASGIIQNNQGHLERERHEQPTTESTPVVEPPKINETIAVKRAQKKASKPLSSKQEKLKSLEEISDAVNLLTVTRPASNAAEYKCSCQGRRHPIFTVAPNCLSCGKVICAREGLNLNNCTFCGAELIPIEERLELIKQLNLEKDALNKNDTGNREIKKKTKKKTYKISSGMGKNLFNEQDKLFDFIEREKERERRREEVLRDKESLEDSQRETYEKLDALEINDKADQELKAAQERLENLLHFQDTSAERTKIIDNVSDFDMSADVGLWGNARERALMLKNQQRNLKKWEKLESERNGRRDKYVVSLNLGVDGKVTMTEAVKDNDNVRANSDDDLENISDEEDLSHLKDIKTYKDQINSEKTLQDRILQSNIWDLEKDKKQFERPIYVDDEDTVENNGKELEEMNTPLKQRVQISKNDSTSLEENILAVL; encoded by the coding sequence ATGACCAAAGTGCAGGCAGTTGAATATGCGCTAAGCCAAATTCCCCAAATATTACCTTTGGAGGAGAGTGAAGTTAGAACTCTTATCGACCAAAATTTAAGTACTAATAAAGATCCCGAATCAATTGCAGAAAGCTTTCTTGATGTCTTAGGTCATGGCGATCTTTCATTCCAATTCGTCTTCCATTTTAATGAACTGCTTAATCAAGAAGAACctaaagaaaaaattgcaagTGGCATAATTCAAAACAATCAAGGACACCTTGAAAGGGAAAGACATGAGCAACCGACAACTGAATCGACGCCCGTGGTAGAGCCACCTAAAATAAACGAAACGATAGCGGTAAAGAGAGCTCAGAAGAAGGCATCTAAGCCATTATCTAGCaagcaagaaaaattaaaatccTTGGAAGAGATTAGCGATGCAGTGAATCTTCTAACAGTTACGCGGCCGGCTTCAAATGCAGCAGAATATAAATGCTCTTGTCAAGGCAGAAGACATCCTATTTTCACAGTGGCACCAAATTGTCTCTCATGTGGAAAAGTCATTTGTGCACGAGAGGGACTTAATTTAAACAACTGTACTTTTTGCGGGGCAGAGTTGATACCAATCGAAGAAAGGCTGGAGCTAATCAAACAACTAAACTTAGAAAAAGATGCACTGAATAAGAATGATACTGGAAACAGagaaattaagaaaaaaacgaagaagaagacttATAAGATCTCATCTGGTATGGGtaaaaatcttttcaatgagCAGGATAAATTGTTTGACTTTATCGAGAGAGAAAAGGAGAGAGAACGTAGAAGAGAAGAAGTCTTACGAGATAAGGAAAGCTTGGAAGATTCACAGAGGGAAACATATGAAAAACTAGATGCATTGgaaatcaatgataaaGCTGatcaagaattgaaagCTGCACAAGAAAGgctagaaaatttattacatttCCAAGATACATCTGCAGAACGTACCAAGATTATTGACAATGTCAGCGATTTTGATATGTCTGCTGACGTTGGATTATGGGGAAATGCAAGAGAAAGAGCATTGATGCTGAAAAATCAgcaaagaaatttgaagaagtgggaaaaattagaaagcGAGAGGAATGGCCGGCGTGACAAGTACGTAGTCAGTCTGAACTTGGGAGTTGATGGAAAAGTCACAATGACTGAAGCTGttaaagataatgataatgtaCGTGCTAACTCCGACGATGACttggaaaatatttcaGATGAGGAAGATCTAAgtcatttgaaagatataaaGACCTATAAGGACCAAATAAATTCCGAAAAAACTTTACAAGACAGAATCCTTCAATCCAACATTTGGGATCTTGAAAAAGACAAAAAGCAATTCGAGAGACCTATATATGTTGATGACGAAGACACTGTGGAGAACAATGGAAAGGAACTTGAGGAAATGAATACGCCGTTGAAACAAAGAGTTCAAATATCTAAAAATGATAGTACTTCATTGGAAGAGAATATTCTTGCAGTCCTATGA
- the DBP7 gene encoding putative ATP-dependent RNA helicase (similar to Saccharomyces cerevisiae DBP7 (YKR024C); ancestral locus Anc_1.261), which translates to MSDNDGMILNFTTSDESGSNATKRSNKITGGRWKDRRKLRMAMDDKKTDRKRSHEETENRGNSSRITADLSDMPNKRKNTPSSNRGTKFQSTGTNDELPKTQALVQSNLPPSSQVVSSLFTSNRQIETSVNSNAQNEDTVVTASNAPLLDDSFESLGIKEPILSHLIEKMRIKKPTSIQKLAVPNLSSKGSDNDLFIHSQTGSGKTLSYLLPIFSSILNMNERVDRKSGCFALIIAPTRELASQIYHVASTLANCCHYLVPCLLIGGERKKSEKARLRKGCNFIIGTPGRILDHLQNTKVIREQLAATLRYVVLDEGDKLMELGFEETVRQIMEIIHSVDLDTKMYPALPHRIIRVLCSATINDVVSKLGKVALKNNKLISNSNTKGSSEKEETTQVAPDQLLQKITIVPPKLRLVTLGATLINITKKDLTRNHKKLLRTMVFLSCSDSVDFHYEAFSSTDSNYRNLVGDTVRLLTKGNGTLPNAGEDQDPNIICYKLHGSLSQQIRTSTLKHFATDNEATNGKHLIMFCTDVASRGLDLPYVGTVIEMDPPFSVDDHLHRIGRTARAGKSGESLLFLLPGEEEGYMDYIRKYHPMGWKLLKFDEDILKPSFSNMKVDRNDLGDKNNNKASLEWDTNATTWHLNIERHVLEDSSFKDLAMKGYSSHIRAYATHVSVEKQFFNVKYVHLGHLAKSFALRERPKAMGLNASKQQNSENRPSKENSKNKMWRIARMAVRESASEFNY; encoded by the coding sequence ATGAGCGATAATGATGGTATGATACTGAATTTTACCACCTCAGATGAGAGTGGTTCCAACGCAACGAAAAGATCTAACAAGATTACAGGAGGGAGATGGAAAGATAGAAGAAAACTAAGAATGGCAATGGATGATAAGAAGACGGATAGAAAAAGGTCACatgaagaaactgaaaacAGAGGCAACAGCTCTAGAATTACTGCAGACCTTTCCGATATGCCAAACAAAAGGAAGAATACTCCATCTAGTAATCGCGGCActaaatttcaaagtacTGGAACCAATGACGAATTACCAAAAACCCAGGCTTTAGTGCAATCAAATTTACCACCTAGTAGTCAGGTtgtatcttcattatttacTTCTAACAGACAGATTGAAACTTCTGTGAACTCGAATGCACAAAATGAAGACACGGTAGTAACTGCTTCCAATGCTCCTTTATTAGATGATTCATTCGAATCCTTGGGTATAAAAGAACCGATATTGTCACATCTAATTGAGAAAATGAGAATAAAGAAACCTACTAGTATCCAAAAATTGGCTGTCCcaaatctttcttctaaagGTAGTGATAATGACCTATTTATTCACTCCCAAACGGGTTCAGGTAAAACACTATCGTATTTGTTACCGATATTCTCTTCtattttgaatatgaaTGAGCGTGTTGATCGTAAATCTGGGTGTTTTGCTTTGATCATAGCGCCAACACGTGAATTAGCGTCACAGATTTATCATGTGGCCTCTACATTGGCAAATTGCTGCCACTATTTGGTTCCTTGCCTATTAATTGGTGGGGAACGCAAAAAATCCGAAAAGGCAAGACTACGCAAAGGTTGTAACTTTATTATTGGTACGCCAGGTCGTATTTTAGaccatcttcaaaatacAAAAGTTATTCGCGAACAACTAGCAGCAACTCTAAGATATGTAGTTCTAGATGAGGGTGATAAATTAATGGAATTAGGTTTTGAGGAAACTGTGAGACAAATTATGGAGATAATTCACTCTGTTGATTTAGATACAAAAATGTATCCAGCGTTGCCTCATCGAATAATACGTGTTTTATGTAGTGCAACTATTAACGACGTCGTCAGTAAGCTAGGTAAAGTGGCACTGaagaataataaattaatatcAAATAGTAATACGAAGGGCAGCTCAGAGAAAGAGGAAACTACTCAAGTAGCACCAGATCAACTCTTACAAAAGATAACAATCGTTCCACCAAAGCTAAGACTGGTTACGCTGGGGGCAACGCTGATCAATATAACAAAAAAGGATTTGACGAGAAACCACAAAAAACTACTTCGTACTATGGTTTTCCTTTCATGTTCTGATAGCGTTGACTTCCATTATGAGGCATTTTCATCCACTGATTCAAATTATCGTAATCTAGTTGGAGACACTGTGAGACTTCTTACCAAGGGAAATGGGACTCTTCCGAATGCTGGTGAAGATCAGGATCcaaatattatttgttACAAGCTGCATGGTTCACTTTCGCAGCAAATAAGAACCTCAACTTTGAAGCATTTTGCTACAGATAATGAAGCAACGAACGGTAAACATTTGATCATGTTTTGTACTGACGTTGCCAGTAGAGGTTTGGATTTGCCATATGTTGGGACCGTCATTGAAATGGATCCTCCTTTCAGCGTGGATGATCATCTCCATAGAATTGGTCGTACTGCTCGTGCTGGTAAAAGTGGTGAGAGtttgttatttttacttcctggagaagaagaaggttaCATGGATTATATCAGAAAATATCATCCAATGGGTTGGAAgttattaaaatttgatgaagacaTATTGAAGCCATCCTTCAGCAATATGAAAGTAGACAGAAATGATTTGGGTGACAAGAATAATAACAAAGCCTCATTAGAGTGGGATACCAACGCAACCACATGGCATCTTAATATTGAAAGGCATGTGTTAGAAGATTCATCTTTTAAAGATCTTGCAATGAAAGGTTATAGCAGTCACATTAGAGCTTATGCCACTCATGTATCAGTTgagaaacaatttttcaacgtGAAGTATGTGCATTTAGGGCATCTAGCAAAGAGTTTTGCCCTGAGAGAAAGACCAAAAGCTATGGGTTTGAATGCTAGTAAACAACAAAATAGTGAAAACAGACCaagcaaagaaaattctaaaaataagatGTGGCGTATAGCTCGTATGGCTGTAAGAGAGAGTGCAAGTGAATttaattattaa
- the RPC37 gene encoding DNA-directed RNA polymerase III subunit C37 (similar to Saccharomyces cerevisiae RPC37 (YKR025W); ancestral locus Anc_1.262), translating into MSAKNNLFVNEEEEEENNDRMISDETQTNLESIDSEQMNTEEDDDDPIVKEIPINLAGKDENLHAFQYVSKAKLIGGKLADHPFIAAARYKTKSSVWELDTPLNESAFFNKNKAEEDWNDVKVQTLRGVSVPNEGQYAAFMSEGQAYLVPIKTICQLRPYFKYIDDITQQKKNVEAKQNPNPATQKAQVVTMSVKSVNDPTQIRLAGSLLAHKVVDEEQPLELSWAENTFEQFKASMIKECSEHILKPTETEHEYMKSLI; encoded by the coding sequence ATGAGTGCCAAGAATAATCTATTTgtaaatgaagaagaagaagaggagaACAATGACCGTATGATTTCTGATGAAACtcaaacaaatttagaGAGCATTGATAGCGAACAAATGAACACcgaagaagatgacgatgatCCTATAGTAAAGGAAATACCGATAAACCTGGCGGGTAAAGATGAGAATTTGCATGCATTTCAATATGTGTCTAAAGCCAAACTCATAGGTGGTAAGCTTGCAGATCACCCTTTCATTGCAGCTGCAAGATATAAGACCAAGTCATCAGTTTGGGAGTTAGATACTCCATTAAATGAAAGTGCattcttcaacaaaaaCAAAGCAGAGGAAGATTGGAATGATGTTAAGGTCCAAACTCTCAGAGGTGTCAGTGTTCCAAATGAAGGACAATATGCTGCATTCATGTCCGAGGGACAGGCGTACCTGGTACCGATCAAAACGATATGTCAGTTGCGACCATATTTCAAGTACATCGATGACATTACacaacaaaagaagaacgTGGAAGCAAAACAAAATCCAAACCCTGCAACTCAAAAGGCACAAGTGGTTACCATGTCTGTGAAAAGTGTAAATGATCCTACGCAAATCAGATTAGCTGGTTCATTATTAGCACATAAGGTTGTTGATGAAGAACAGCCTCTTGAATTGTCTTGGGCTGAAAATACTTTCGAGCAATTCAAGGCGTCTATGATCAAGGAATGTTCGGAGCATATATTGAAACCAACGGAGACAGAGCATGAGTATATGAAGAGTTTAATATAG
- the GCN3 gene encoding translation initiation factor eIF2B subunit alpha (similar to Saccharomyces cerevisiae GCN3 (YKR026C); ancestral locus Anc_1.263) yields the protein MMNDESFNITQTYLKFLEEDSEMTMPIAAIEALVTLLRVKNPSTAAEVITTIQLAVDELVQSIPNSVSLRAGCDIFMRFVIRNLHLYGDWENCKQHLIENGQLFVSRAKMSRDKIAEIGIDFITDDDIILVHGFSRAVASLLSHAAEKLIRFRCVVTESRPTIQGKQLYAFLEKKGIPVTMVVDSAVGSIIDKVDKVIVGAEGVAESGGIINIVGTNSIGVLAQNARKPFYVVTESHKFVRMFPLSSDDLPMARKSLDFSRRSDDDDDILRGPAIDYTSHEYITALITDLGVLTPSAVSEELIKMWYD from the coding sequence ATGATGAACGATGAAAGTTTTAACATTACGCAAACGTATCTTAAGTTTCTAGAAGAGGATTCGGAAATGACAATGCCAATAGCTGCTATTGAAGCGTTGGTTACATTATTAAGAGTGAAAAACCCAAGTACAGCCGCAGAAGTCATAACTACAATACAGCTGGCAGTGGATGAATTAGTTCAATCTATTCCTAACTCTGTTTCTTTGAGAGCAGGCTGTGACATTTTCATGAGATTTGTTATTAGAAATTTACATCTTTATGGTGACTGGGAAAATTGCAAACAGCATTTAATAGAAAATGGTCAATTATTCGTCTCCAGGGCTAAAATGTCTCGTGACAAGATTGCTGAAATAGgtattgatttcattacagatgatgatattattttagTTCATGGGTTTTCCAGAGCTGTCGCCTCTTTATTGAGCCATGCTgcagaaaaattaattagATTTAGATGTGTCGTTACTGAATCAAGGCCTACTATACAAGGTAAACAACTATATGCAtttttagaaaagaaaggtATACCCGTTACTATGGTAGTAGATAGTGCGGTAGGCTCTATTATTGATAAGGTTGATAAAGTTATCGTAGGGGCAGAAGGTGTTGCAGAAAGTGGTggtattattaatattgttGGAACAAATTCAATCGGTGTTCTTGCACAGAATGCTAGAAAACCTTTCTATGTAGTCACAGAAAGTCATAAGTTTGTTCGTATGTTCCCGTTATCTTCTGATGATTTACCAATGGCAAGGAAAAGTCTGGACTTTTCTCGTCGTTCagacgatgatgatgatattctACGTGGTCCAGCTATTGACTACACTTCTCACGAATATATCACTGCATTGATTACGGATTTGGGTGTATTAACCCCAAGTGCTGTTTCAGAAGAACTGATCAAGATGTGGTATGATTGA
- the GSH1 gene encoding glutamate--cysteine ligase (similar to Saccharomyces cerevisiae GSH1 (YJL101C); ancestral locus Anc_1.265), whose product MGLLTAGTPLPWDESKQYNNHIRNEGIEQLLTIFKNTSKRDNDPLLWGDELEYMLLDIDDLKHSARLDVLHDVIITELNTIDTEVCQANDVEFHPEYGRFMIEATPKLPYTGYVKDYVEFNMKMRRKIIQMKLNQYNKSHLIPLSLTAFPGLGTKNFLNVENVWNHKNSASRSQFLPDEVINRHVRFPTLTANIRKRRGEKVCINIPMYRDSFTPDHDTTVDTPNRNWFIPEDLESSVAAKKGHIYMDAMGFGMGSSCLQTTYQAPNLEKARFLYDSLVNFAPIMLALSAASPAFKGWLADQDVRWNVISMAVDCRTPRERGVEPLLPKYNPHGMGGVDPSEHADFIIPKSRYSEVDLYLGGLNKFFNRNFNDTNVPVSETILKKLLENDKVTIDYDMAKHFAHLFIRDSVSMFEETINQSRETSMNHFENIQSTNWQTLRFKPPSPLANPDNKTLPGWRVEFRPLEVQLTDFENAAYSNFMFLVVESILESYNEKIPYIPMSKVWENMSFAHMRDVIGRKIKFNWKCNFNGETSKSNKYTLDEIFHNKENGIFETFINAILQHKGLVSKTWVELKDSTSNRRLYYYLKLISDRATGIIPTAANFIRNFILNHKDYKHDSRVPEQITYDLILLCERITNLDNSHKEIRQYFGDEIAVYLLNDKVQIE is encoded by the coding sequence ATGGGGCTACTAACAGCAGGTACCCCGTTACCATGGGATGAATCCAAACAATATAATAACCATATCAGAAATGAAGGTATAGAACAACTATTGACCATCTTTAAGAATACTTCAAAGAGAGATAATGATCCATTACTATGGGgtgatgaattagaatatatgCTACTTGATATCGATGATTTAAAACATTCTGCTAGATTAGATGTTCTACATGATGTCATCATCACTGAATTAAATACTATTGACACTGAAGTTTGCCAAGCTAATGACGTTGAATTTCATCCAGAATATGGTAGATTCATGATTGAAGCAACTCCAAAATTACCTTATACTGGTTACGTTAAAGATTATGTCGAATTtaatatgaaaatgagaagaaaaattattcaaatgaaattgaatcaatatAATAAGTCTCATTTAATTCCATTATCCTTAACTGCATTTCCAGGTTTAGGTACTAAAAACTTTCTTAACGTAGAAAATGTATGGAATCATAAGAATTCTGCTTCCCGTTCTCAATTTTTACCAGATGAAGTCATTAATAGACATGTCAGATTTCCAACTCTAACTGcaaatataagaaaaagacGTGGAGAAAAAGTCTGCATCAATATTCCAATGTACAGAGATTCTTTTACTCCGGATCATGACACCACCGTAGACACTCCAAATAGAAATTGGTTCATACCAGAAGATTTAGAATCATCGGTCGCAGCAAAGAAAGGCCACATATATATGGATGCAATGGGATTCGGTATGGGCTCATCGTGTCTACAGACCACTTATCAGGCTCCAAATCTGGAAAAGGCAAGATTTCTTTACGATTCTTTAGTCAATTTCGCACCAATAATGTTAGCTCTCTCAGCTGCCTCACCAGCTTTCAAAGGCTGGTTGGCTGATCAAGACGTTCGTTGGAATGTTATATCCATGGCTGTGGATTGTCGTACACCAAGGGAACGTGGTGTTGAACCTCTACTACCCAAATATAATCCACATGGAATGGGAGGTGTCGATCCAAGTGAACATGCCGATTTTATCATTCCTAAATCTAGATACAGTGAAGTAGACTTATATCTAGGTGGgttaaataaatttttcaatagaaattttaatgataCAAACGTTCCAGTTAGTGAaacaatattgaaaaaattattggaaaatgataaagttACAATCGATTATGATATGGCAAAACATTTCGCAcatcttttcattagaGATTCTGTTTCAATGTTCGAAGAAACTATTAACCAAAGCCGCGAAACTTCCATGAaccattttgaaaatattcaatcaaCAAATTGGCAAACTCTTAGATTCAAGCCTCCATCTCCATTGGCAAATCCTGACAATAAAACACTTCCTGGATGGAGAGTTGAATTTAGACCATTAGAAGTCCAATTAACAGATTTCGAAAACGCTGCATACTCAAATTTCATGTTTCTGGTGGTAGAATCCATCTTAGAATCatacaatgaaaaaatacCATACATACCGATGTCAAAAGTATGGGAAAATATGAGTTTTGCTCATATGAGAGATGTAATTGggagaaaaattaaattcaattgGAAATGTAACTTTAATGGAGAGACATCAAAATCTAATAAATATACTCtcgatgaaattttccacaacaaagaaaatggtatctttgaaactttCATCAACGCAATATTACAACACAAGGGACTTGTTAGTAAAACATGGGtggaattgaaagattctaCGTCAAATAGAAGATTGTATTACTACCTGAAGCTAATTTCTGATAGAGCTACTGGCATCATTCCAACAGCAGCGAACTTTATACGTAACTTCATATTGAATCACAAAGATTATAAACATGATTCAAGAGTGCCAGAACAAATCACTTACGATTTGATCTTATTATGtgaaagaattacaaaTCTGGACAACTCACACAAGGAAATAAGGCAATACTTCGGTGACGAAATCGCCGTATATCTATTGAATGACAAAGTTCAAATAGAATAA